The DNA window AGCCAACGTTTTCCTGCTCGCCCAACAGCATCTCTGCTGTTTTCAGCAGCTGTTCTGCAGCCCAACCATGTGTGCCTATTACAATAGCAATCGTCACTTGCTACCTCCTTTATTATCGTGAATGCATCATCTGCTTTGATACATCCTGAATCACTCTTGAGGACAAAATCGATTCAGTTAGGGTGTAAGATAGAAAATAGTTACTACCGCGAATTATTTTAGACAGTGAAAAAATAATTAATGTGATGAAGATCCGTTAATCAGGCATCGCCTGGTAATAATTTTGCAGCGCAAAAAATAGCCTTAGTTATTGCAAATTCAGGTAAATCTTTTCCAATTTCGATCTATATTTTGCTATGTTTAACTTCCGTTTAATTACTCAGGAGTATAGGGCATAGCCCGCAGTATGGACCGTCATCGACGTCTTTTCACTTTCTGGCACCTGGTTGCCACCTCCACGCATCACGCTTATCTCTCAGCATCTATTGTCGCGTCCGCGCATGACATGGCGATGACTGACGTTGCCGCTAACCGGAGTCGCACATGGAATTGTTAATGGATCCCTCAATCTGGGCCGGCCTGTTGACGCTTATCGTTCTGGAAATTGTGCTCGGTATCGATAACCTGGTGTTTATTGCCATCCTGGCGGACAAGCTGCCGCCGAAGCAGCGTGATAAAGCGCGACTGATCGGCCTGTCGCTGGCGCTGGTGATGCGCCTGGGGCTGCTGTCGGTGATCTCCTGGATGGTGACGCTGACTAAACCGCTGATTACTATCGCCGATTTCTCCTTTTCCGGGCGTGACCTCATCATGCTGCTCGGCGGGATCTTCTTGCTGTTCAAGGCGACAACCGAGCTGCATGAACGGCTGGAAAACCGCCAGCATGACGCCGGGCACGGGAAAGGCTATGCCAGTTTCTGGGTGGTGGTACTGCAGATCGTGGTGCTGGATGCTGTCTTCTCTCTGGATGCGGTGATCACCGCGGTCGGGATGGTGAACCATCTGCCGGTGATGATGGCGGCGGTCGTGATCGCGATGATTATGATGCTGCTGGCGTCCAAGCCGTTGACGCGCTTTGTCAACCAGCACCCGACGGTGGTGGTGCTCTGTCTGAGCTTCCTGTTGATGATCGGCCTGAGCCTGGTGGCGGAAGGGTTTGGCTTCCATATTCCGAAAGGGTACCTGTACGCGGCGATCGGTTTCTCGATCATCATTGAGTTCTTTAACCAGGTGGCGCGCCGCAACTTTGTTCGTCACCAGTCGACGCTGCCGCTGCGCGCCCGTACCGCGGATGCGATCCTGCGCCTGATGGGCGGCCGTAAACAGGCCTCCGTCAACCATGACGCCGACAGCCCGGCGTCGGTGCCGGTACCGGAGGGCGCCTTTGCGGAAGAAGAGCGCTACATGATTAACGGCGTGCTGACGCTGGCTCAGCGCTCTCTGCGCAGCATCATGACCCCGCGCGGGGAAATCAGCTGGGTGGACGCTGAGCAGAGTGAAGATGAAATTCGCCGTCAGCTGCTTTCGTCGCCGCACAGCCTGTTCCCGGTCTGCCGCGGAGAACTGGACGAAATCATTGGCATCGTGCGGGCGAAAGAGATGCTGGTGGCCCTGGAGTCGGGCGAAAACGTCGCGGCGCTGGCCTCCGCCTCTCCGGCGATTGTGGTGCCTGAAACGCTGGACCCGATCAATCTGCTCGGCGTCCTGCGTCGCGCGCGCGGCAGTTTCGTCATCGTGACCAATGAATTTGGCGTGGTGCAGGGGCTGGTGACGCCGCTGGACGTCCTTGAAGCGATCGCCGGTGAATTCCCGGACGCCGATGAGACGCCGGAGATCGTTATCGATGGCGACGGCTGGCTTATTAAGGGGTCGACCGACCTGCATGCGCTGCAGCAGGCGCTGGGGCTGGATCCGCTGATCAATGACGATGAGGATATTGCCACCGTTGCCGGTCTGGTGATCTCCGCCAATGGCCATATCCCGCGCATTGGCGACGTGGTGTCGCTGCCGCCGCTGCATTTCACCGTGGTGGAAGCGAATGACTACCGGGTCGATCTGGTACGCGCGGTGGTCACCCGTCCGCCGAGCGACGAAGAAGAATAATCGTCCTGCGCGCCGGTTCCCGTGGGGGCCGGCGAGTTATTCTGTTGCCTCTTGACTGGCCAGCCACGCCGGGAACGCCTCCACCGGCATCGGCCGCGCATAATAAAACCCCTGCAGCACATCGACGCCGTGGTTTCTGAGGTAGCTTTCCTGCTCCAGCGTCTCCACCCCTTCGGCAACGGTAATAATATTCAGCCGGTTGGCGAGGGAGATAATGATATCGGTCACCGTGGCATTGACGCTGTCTATCCCCACCGAGCTGGTAAACGAGCGGTCAATCTTCAGCACGTCCGGGCGCAGTTTTTCCAGCCATGAGAGCGAACTGTTGCCGGTGCCAAAGTCATCGATCGCCAGCTGTACGCCTTTCAGGTGCAGATCTTCGGCCATATGCTGGTCGCCATCCTGCAGGACATCGCGTTCGGTCAGCTCGACCACCAGCTGTTGTACCGGGTTCATGCTGAACCAGTAATTATGCAGGTCATGCAGCAGTAAGCCGTTGGCGAAGTGGCGGGCAGCGACGTTAATGGCGATATGAAATTGGCGGTCGCTGGGAAAAACATCCAGACGGCGGGCGGTTTCGGCAATGACGTAGCGGGTGAGGGGGATGATCAGATTGTCCCCTTCGGCGATGGGAATAAACACCTCCGGCGAAATCGCTCCGCGGCGAGGGTTGTTCCAGCGCAGCAGGATCTCCACCCCGCAGCAGCGGCCGCTGCGCGCATCCTGCAGCGGCTGGCACCAGAGGGCAAACTCCCGGGCGGAAATACCGAGGCTTATCTCCCGCGAGAAGCTCATTCTTCCGGCGGTGGCCAGCCAGGCGATGCCGGTCATTAGCAGGCTGAAGATCAGCGCCAGCGGCAGCTCGCCGGGCAGTTCTTCGAGGGCGATTGTCGAGGCGCCAGGGCCGTTGATGTTGATGGTAAACGGAAACTCGCTAGAGCGTTGGCGATAAATCACCGTTCCCTGCGGGCTATGCGTTTTATCGAGAAGCCCATCGCGGCTGCTAAAATAACGATCGCCAACCTGCAGGCTGACGTCGCTTATCAGGGATGATTTTTCGTTGAGAATTAAGGTCCCCAGCAGCTCGATATTGACAATCAACATCACGCCGTCCTGGCCGCTTTCCGGGGTGGGGTACCACTGGATCAATACCGGCGTCCCTTTAAGCAGCGATTTCTCGGTTGAAAAGAGCAATAAGGGATGGGGGGCTGGCAGCGAGGGCTGCAGCTGGTGTAAATCCGCCTGCCGTTGCCCGAAAATACTCGAACAGTAAACGATACCGTCCTTCACGAGGACGACGGAACGAACGGTCTGCAACGAGGCTGCCATTTTGCGCAGGGTCAGATGGATATCCGGGCAGCGTTTGCCCACCAGAGGAAGCAGGGTGGTGCGCTCCGCGCTCAGCGGGCGCAGGATATTATTCAGCGCCGCCACCCGCTGGCTGGCGGCCGTGCGGATATAGTCTTCATTTTCGCTACGCTGCGAAATAAATCGAATGGCTAAGGTGGCGCCCAGGGTCACCAGGGCGACCAGCAGGCAGACTATAATGCGTTTGCGGCGATAGGCCGTAATGACTTTTTGTGCAGTCTGCATGTGCGACACCCTGTCGACAGGACGAGTGGTTAAGCGTGGCTTATTTAATAGAGCAATTGTAGTGGCAGAATATCGCCAGGTATAGAAAAAAGAAAATGCGCCACGGAGGGCGCATCAGGAAGGCAGGGGCTTTTAGTTACCCTCGCTCCGCGCCTGCGCCCCGGGAGGCGGCAGGCGAAAGCCAACATGTTAGTCACACTGAACTTTAATCGCCAGGCCGCCTCGCGAGGTTTCGCGGTACTTGGCGTTCATGTCTTTGCCGGTTTCGTACATGGTCTCGATCACTTTATCGAGCGAGACGCGCGGTTCGCTGGTGCGGCGCATCGCCATCCGCGCGGCGTTGATCGCTTTCACGGAGGCGATGGCGTTACGTTCTATGCACGGCACCTGTACCTGGCCGGCGACCGGGTCGCAGGTCAGGCCGAGGTTGTGTTCCATACCGATCTCCGCCGCCACGCAGACCTGCTCCGGGCTGGCGCCGAGCAGTTCAGCCAGACCCGCCGCCGCCATCGAGCAGGCGACGCCCACTTCGCCCTGACAGCCGACTTCGGCGCCGGAAATGGAGGCATTCATCTTGTACAGCGCGCCGATCGCACCGCAGGCCATAAAGTAGCGGATATAGATCTCCGGGCTGACGGATTCGATAAAGTGATCGTAATAGGCGAGTACCGCCGGAACGATGCCGCAGGCGCCGTTGGTCGGCGCGGTCACCACGCGACCGCCGGCGGCGTTCTCTTCATTGACCGCCAGCGCGAACATGTTGACCCAGTCAACCACGTTCATCGGATCGCTGGAGAGCTTATCGCTGGCCACCAGCAGACGACGCAGCGCCGAGGCGCGACGCGGCACGCGCAGCGGGCCAGGCAGCACGCCTTCGGTGTTCATGCCGCGGTCGATACAGGCGCGCATGGTCTGCCAGACATTAGCGAAATAGTCCTCGATCTCTTTTTTGCTGTGCAGCGCCAGCTCGTTCTGCATCACCATCCCGGAGAGCGACAGGCCGGTCTCTTTGCAGTAGGCCAGCATTTCCTGCGCCGATTTAAACGGGTAGGGCACCTGCAGTTCGTTGGCGTTTTCTTTGCCGAAGTGCTCTTCGTCGACGATAAAGCCGCCGCCAATCGAGTAATAGGTCTTGCAGTAGATCTCTTTCTCGCCGGCCCAGGCATGAATGGTCATGCCGTTTTCGTGCAGCGGCAGATTGTC is part of the Klebsiella quasipneumoniae subsp. quasipneumoniae genome and encodes:
- the yoaE gene encoding CNNM family cation transport protein YoaE — protein: MELLMDPSIWAGLLTLIVLEIVLGIDNLVFIAILADKLPPKQRDKARLIGLSLALVMRLGLLSVISWMVTLTKPLITIADFSFSGRDLIMLLGGIFLLFKATTELHERLENRQHDAGHGKGYASFWVVVLQIVVLDAVFSLDAVITAVGMVNHLPVMMAAVVIAMIMMLLASKPLTRFVNQHPTVVVLCLSFLLMIGLSLVAEGFGFHIPKGYLYAAIGFSIIIEFFNQVARRNFVRHQSTLPLRARTADAILRLMGGRKQASVNHDADSPASVPVPEGAFAEEERYMINGVLTLAQRSLRSIMTPRGEISWVDAEQSEDEIRRQLLSSPHSLFPVCRGELDEIIGIVRAKEMLVALESGENVAALASASPAIVVPETLDPINLLGVLRRARGSFVIVTNEFGVVQGLVTPLDVLEAIAGEFPDADETPEIVIDGDGWLIKGSTDLHALQQALGLDPLINDDEDIATVAGLVISANGHIPRIGDVVSLPPLHFTVVEANDYRVDLVRAVVTRPPSDEEE
- a CDS encoding EAL domain-containing protein, which codes for MQTAQKVITAYRRKRIIVCLLVALVTLGATLAIRFISQRSENEDYIRTAASQRVAALNNILRPLSAERTTLLPLVGKRCPDIHLTLRKMAASLQTVRSVVLVKDGIVYCSSIFGQRQADLHQLQPSLPAPHPLLLFSTEKSLLKGTPVLIQWYPTPESGQDGVMLIVNIELLGTLILNEKSSLISDVSLQVGDRYFSSRDGLLDKTHSPQGTVIYRQRSSEFPFTININGPGASTIALEELPGELPLALIFSLLMTGIAWLATAGRMSFSREISLGISAREFALWCQPLQDARSGRCCGVEILLRWNNPRRGAISPEVFIPIAEGDNLIIPLTRYVIAETARRLDVFPSDRQFHIAINVAARHFANGLLLHDLHNYWFSMNPVQQLVVELTERDVLQDGDQHMAEDLHLKGVQLAIDDFGTGNSSLSWLEKLRPDVLKIDRSFTSSVGIDSVNATVTDIIISLANRLNIITVAEGVETLEQESYLRNHGVDVLQGFYYARPMPVEAFPAWLASQEATE
- the sdaA gene encoding L-serine ammonia-lyase yields the protein MISLFDMFKVGIGPSSSHTVGPMKAGKQFVDDLVEKGLLNAVTRVAVDVYGSLSLTGKGHHTDIAIIMGLAGNQPDTVDIDAIPAFIRDVETRGRLLLANGQHEVDFPADDGMRFRSDNLPLHENGMTIHAWAGEKEIYCKTYYSIGGGFIVDEEHFGKENANELQVPYPFKSAQEMLAYCKETGLSLSGMVMQNELALHSKKEIEDYFANVWQTMRACIDRGMNTEGVLPGPLRVPRRASALRRLLVASDKLSSDPMNVVDWVNMFALAVNEENAAGGRVVTAPTNGACGIVPAVLAYYDHFIESVSPEIYIRYFMACGAIGALYKMNASISGAEVGCQGEVGVACSMAAAGLAELLGASPEQVCVAAEIGMEHNLGLTCDPVAGQVQVPCIERNAIASVKAINAARMAMRRTSEPRVSLDKVIETMYETGKDMNAKYRETSRGGLAIKVQCD